The region CCAACCCTTTCCAGACAGTCACTGCCATTACACTGAAAATTGCCCAATCAGGACTGGTCAACCACGGAACAGCAGGCAATCTCACAATTTGCAACAACTGATTGAGCAAGCCACTGTCAGCATAAAGCCACTTCCAGGCAATGCCAGCCACCACCATTGAAATAATCACTGGCACGTAATACGCCACCCGAAACCAATGGATGCCACGTAACTTCTGGTTTACCAAAATTGCCAGCGCCAGAGGTAAGGTCACCAAAACTGGCACCACACAAAACAGGTACATTAGTGTATTGCGGAAGGTTTGCCAGAAAATGGGATCGGTTAAGAGCCGTTGAAAGTTTTTGAAGCCAATCCAGACAGGGGGTTGAGTCAGGTCATACTCGTATTGTGTAAAACTCAAGTAAAACGCCTGTAGAGCTGGATAAAACACCGTTAAACCTAGTATTACCAGCGCAGGCAGCAAAAAAAGATACGGTGTCAGCTTATGAATATTTCGATTCCAGGTTTTCAGTATCCACTTCGTCATTAAAGTCTTGCCATTCATCCTTGTAGACTCACTTGCAGACTAATAGCAAATCATATTTTGCCTACTTTGTCTGCTTTCAGTCTTTGACTCCGATTTGCTGAATTGGAATAGTGATGATAA is a window of Leptolyngbyaceae cyanobacterium JSC-12 DNA encoding:
- a CDS encoding carbohydrate ABC transporter membrane protein 1, CUT1 family (IMG reference gene:2510094200~PFAM: Binding-protein-dependent transport system inner membrane component), translated to MNGKTLMTKWILKTWNRNIHKLTPYLFLLPALVILGLTVFYPALQAFYLSFTQYEYDLTQPPVWIGFKNFQRLLTDPIFWQTFRNTLMYLFCVVPVLVTLPLALAILVNQKLRGIHWFRVAYYVPVIISMVVAGIAWKWLYADSGLLNQLLQIVRLPAVPWLTSPDWAIFSVMAVTVWKGLGYYMVIYLAGLQAIPQDLYEAAAIDGSDGIKKHWDITVPLMRPYLFLVAVISAISATKVFEEVYVMTRGGPNHSSETIVYYLYNKAFGELEISYACTIGLVMFLLILVLSVVRLGVERLTTSQNFETTQSAIASEANLN